The genomic stretch GAGTCTATGTTCGTACTATTGTATTCAAGCACCCATCTTCTTCCTGTACCAAAGAACAAATTTGTATTACCTTCATTATAATTTACTCCAGAAATAATTGTCCCCCATTCGGTTTCAAATTCAGCTTCAGTAGCCCCCCTGGTTATAATTAAAAACCCATTGCCTGGAATGATGGCTGAACCTGATCCATCACTGCCAATATCAAAAGTATATTCGCTGCTTACACCATCAGAAGAATATCTTATAAGATTACTTGAAGTAAGATCAACCGGGTCCGGACCAGTATTATATAGTTCAATAAATTCTGAATTGAAGTCAGAAGCCGCATCTGATACTTCAGTAATAAAAACACTGCCATTTGAAGGATTCACAATATTCTCAATAGAAATTGCACCCGATGTTGCCCCTGTCAAACCTGTTGAAGTAACTGAAACTGTATAATCATCGACAGCATCAAACTCGACATCACTAAAAGTTGCAATCCCATTTACAGCTGTAACAGGAGTGGTAGCAGAAAGTGCTCCTGAGCCACTTGCTTTGCTAATGGCAACAGAAGCTGAACTATTTTCATCAACCGAATTGTCTTCTCTTTGAACTTCTACAGTAAATGAACTAATAGCTGCATCTACAGCACCAGAAGAAGGAAAATTTTTTATCACGAGTTTAGTCGGAGCTGCAAGAACCTCAAAAGCAGAACTTGTTCCAGAGGTTAATCCAGAAGCATCATCAGAAGCCGTTATAGACACTCCGCTTTCAGCTTCATCATAGGTTACTCCTGATATTGTCACTGTATTAGAGCCATTTGCCATTACTCCAGTAACAGTATCTCCTAAACTACCAGTTCCTGTTGCCAGAGTCAGTGTAATATCCGTCTCAGAATCTACGTTTGCAGGATTATCATCCGAATCTTGAGCCTGTACAGTAACGCTAAAACCAGTTACTTCAGTTGGTGAATCTCCATTATTAATGGTAGTAATAACTAATTTTGTTGCTGCATCGCCTGAAGGAGGAGCAATTCCGAATCCTGTTAAATCTGTACCTCCGGCTACTTGTGAGAACCTTGTACTTGGATCAGTAAATCCCGTAGATCCAGTTGTTATACCTTCATTCAATTCAATATTCTGATTATATGTTTGTACTCCATTACCACTCCATCCCGAACCAGGGTCACCTGTACCAGGATCACCAAATACATCTGTCTCTACCCCGCCATACTCTACAGAAAGAGCATCATCACCATTAAAAGTGAAGCTTTTCTCTTCAAAAAGTATAGAGGTTAATCCTTCATTTGTTAAATATGTTTCTATGTCAGAAGTCCCAATCACCATCACATCACCAGGAGCCAGTGTCCCAGAAGAAACTGTATAATCCTCTTCTAAAGGATCTCCATTGGTACCTTTTTTTATCACAAGGTTATCAACTGAAAAATCTAATGTAGAACTGGTATTATTCCAGATTTCAATTCCCTTAGGAGTAGTACCTGAACTCGTTTCTATATACTGTGAAATAATTTGCCCCTGTACCCCCAAAGAGAAACTTAAAAGCATTAAAAGCGAAAAAAGGAACGTAGTAATCTTCTTCATAAATAGTCTTTTTTGTATTGTGATTGCTATTTGTACCCTTCGTTATTTTAAAGAGCGATTTAAAATGTGAAGCAAGAAAGACAATCTCTGTTATTAAATTGTTTCTATTTCTTAACCCCTTTCTTAAAAAAACACTATTCGGGGATATAATCCCCTCCGCGGACAAACATTAAAGACTTCTAATAAACTTTGTGTGCATGTAAAGCTCATCTTCCCAAAAAAAGAAAAGCCGGATAAGAAATCTTATCCGGCTTGAGTTGCAAATCCTGTAAATAAAAAAGGCCCCAAATCGGAGCCTTATAAAATCTTACTTTTTCTTCTTGTGTCTGTTTTTTCTCAGACGTTTTTTACGCTTATGCTTAGCTATTTTCGCGCGCTTTCTTTTTTTACCGCTTGGCATAAATACTCACCTACATGTGTTTTATAGAAATTACTGTTGTTCGAACAGCTTTGAAAATAAGAAGTTTTATCAGGTTTTCTAAATCAATTTTCAACCATATGTGCTTCATTCACTGCTTCTTTAAAATCTTTAGACATTTTAAGCACAGGTGCAAACTGCTCCGGCACAATCACTTCTTCGTTTGTTTTTGGATTACGGGCTACTCTTTGAGCTCGTTTAACAACTTTAAAACTGCCAAATCCTCTAAGCTCAATGTTCTCCCCTCTCTTCATAGCGTCAATAACAGTTTCCATAAAACCGTTAACAACAGCTTCAGTTTCAACTTTTGTTAAACCTACAGATGAAGAAATTACATCTACAATATCTGCTTTAGTCATAATCTAAAAGGTTGTTTATAAGTTTGTCTATAGTTTCTTAAAAAATACTATAATGAAAACAAAGCTTCCGAAAAATCGTTCACAAGATTGAAGAAATTACAAAGTTGGCTTTCATTGTTTTACATTCTATTCTTTCTTCACTAAAAGTCAACACCGCAATTCAAGCTTCCGTTTACTTTCTCAACATATTACTTATATAAGCTGAAACTACTCACATTGCTTTTGCAAATGTTAATCCTTTAATATTCCCAAATGTTTTTTACTTTCAGCCTGCCCTCGTATAACATTCTTAACCTATAATATTTTATTCATGGAAGTATTTGAACAAATTGTAAACTGGCTGAATAATCTGGTTTGGTCTACCCCGGAACAATTCCCACTCATGGTTGTGGTACTTTTGGGATTCGGAATCTTTATCACTCTTCGCCTTGGCTTTGTACAGATCAGACGTTTTGCTCACGGTGTAAAATCTGTTATGGGAACCTATGACAACCCTGATGACACCGGAGACGTCAATCACTTCCAGGCTCTGACAACTGCGCTTTCTGCTACCGTTGGAATCGGTAATATTGCAGGTGTAGCCATCGCTATCCACTATGGTGGGCCCGGAGCTCTTTTCTGGATGTGGGTTACAGCCTTTTTCGGGATGGCCATCAAATACACCGAGTGTACACTTGCGGTTAAATATCGTATTCAAAACGCCGATGGTTCTGTATCCGGTGGACCAATGTATTACATCGAAAAAGGACTCGGCTCCAACTGGAAATGGCTGGCCGTCTTTTTTGCTGCAATGGCCGTTATTTGTTCTTTCCTGACCGGTAATGCTGTTCAGGCGAACACCGTTGCCGATACCATGTACAGTACTTTCCAAATCCCAAGCTGGGCATCTGGTCTGTTTACCGCCACTTTTGTGGGAATTGTAATTGTAGGTGGTATCAAGCGAATTGGCCAGGTTACTGCTCGCCTGATGCCGGTTATGGCTCTTATCTATGTGTTAGGAGCGCTTATTATTCTTGCCATCAACGCTGATGATGTGATTCCTGCTTTCGGAACCATTATTACTTCTGCTTTTACTCCTGAAGCCGGACTCTTTGGTGTGGGTTCAGGATTATTCCTGACCACTCTGGTTTGGGGTATTAAACGGGGTTTATTTTCTAATGAAGCCGGACAGGGGTCAGCCCCCATTGCCCACGGTGCAGCAAAAACAGAAGAGCCTGTACGTGAAGGGGTAGTAGCACTGCTCGAACCTTTTATTGATACCATTGTTGTTTGTACAATGACCGGCCTTGTAATTGTAAGTACCGGAGTTTGGGAACAACGCCACAACATGGTTTATGAGCCTGGCAACAGTAATAATGCTGTTGAAATCACTGACGGAAGCAATATGCTGATTATTGAAGATGGTGAACCAATTAATGGTACTGTTGAAAGAAATGACTTCCCTACCGGTAAGTTTTTCATTGATGAAGCTCAGAATACTACATTTTCCGGTACCCTTGAAATGGTAGATGGTGTTGGGGTATTCACAAATGAAGCCGGCGAACAAGTAGCCACAATCTATACCAATATTATTGAAAACGGAGCTCCGCTAACTTCCCTTGGATTTAAAAAAGGTCTCGCTCCTATTTTCCCGTATGGAGATTATATCGTAACCATCTGTGTGCTTCTTTTCGGAGTCTCTACAGCAATCAGCTGGAGTTACTATGGTGACCGTTCTATTCAGTATCTGGCAGGTGATAGGTCCATTATTTACTACAAAGTAGTTTACCTCGGGATG from Gracilimonas sp. encodes the following:
- a CDS encoding lamin tail domain-containing protein; the encoded protein is MKKITTFLFSLLMLLSFSLGVQGQIISQYIETSSGTTPKGIEIWNNTSSTLDFSVDNLVIKKGTNGDPLEEDYTVSSGTLAPGDVMVIGTSDIETYLTNEGLTSILFEEKSFTFNGDDALSVEYGGVETDVFGDPGTGDPGSGWSGNGVQTYNQNIELNEGITTGSTGFTDPSTRFSQVAGGTDLTGFGIAPPSGDAATKLVITTINNGDSPTEVTGFSVTVQAQDSDDNPANVDSETDITLTLATGTGSLGDTVTGVMANGSNTVTISGVTYDEAESGVSITASDDASGLTSGTSSAFEVLAAPTKLVIKNFPSSGAVDAAISSFTVEVQREDNSVDENSSASVAISKASGSGALSATTPVTAVNGIATFSDVEFDAVDDYTVSVTSTGLTGATSGAISIENIVNPSNGSVFITEVSDAASDFNSEFIELYNTGPDPVDLTSSNLIRYSSDGVSSEYTFDIGSDGSGSAIIPGNGFLIITRGATEAEFETEWGTIISGVNYNEGNTNLFFGTGRRWVLEYNSTNIDSTTISVGDGTRHFQFPLGSQAFVEGERSEATPGELDGSIEISGNAGWRMLSLPIEDGTVADVSDDAAVQGITGGADTGDDANFYINTASDGTAQNGYTTPTNVTTPWGDGLGFIMYFFDNSSNGSSELPITLDASGTEPSGDVDVTLSDTWTLVGNPFASNFALDQLTGNDSGQGVNDGLISPASFWDDGVATDGSGSWITENFGSANGEVISTWQGFFIQRNSSSTTQLTFPEAGKTSDAATASYFSKEKPQEFREIELLLEAPNNQVDRSGKLYFSDQSAEGRDGFDGGKLTPLNGSPFISFVNDFGKGNELLVQDARSLNPETEQTYELVLSDAGVSGTYTLSWPEMTNIPDDWSFTLTDFETGNTKNMIPGSTYEFDVDAVQKVRATSVLNPAAVEASAEQATPRFGIALSTNTTTGNEPDATPESFALEQNYPNPFNPTTQIQYSVTEAGLVSLTIYNLMGQKVATLVGENKSAGTYRVNWNAANNASGIYYYRLQAGNQVLTRQMTLIK
- a CDS encoding HU family DNA-binding protein; its protein translation is MTKADIVDVISSSVGLTKVETEAVVNGFMETVIDAMKRGENIELRGFGSFKVVKRAQRVARNPKTNEEVIVPEQFAPVLKMSKDFKEAVNEAHMVEN
- a CDS encoding sodium:alanine symporter family protein yields the protein MEVFEQIVNWLNNLVWSTPEQFPLMVVVLLGFGIFITLRLGFVQIRRFAHGVKSVMGTYDNPDDTGDVNHFQALTTALSATVGIGNIAGVAIAIHYGGPGALFWMWVTAFFGMAIKYTECTLAVKYRIQNADGSVSGGPMYYIEKGLGSNWKWLAVFFAAMAVICSFLTGNAVQANTVADTMYSTFQIPSWASGLFTATFVGIVIVGGIKRIGQVTARLMPVMALIYVLGALIILAINADDVIPAFGTIITSAFTPEAGLFGVGSGLFLTTLVWGIKRGLFSNEAGQGSAPIAHGAAKTEEPVREGVVALLEPFIDTIVVCTMTGLVIVSTGVWEQRHNMVYEPGNSNNAVEITDGSNMLIIEDGEPINGTVERNDFPTGKFFIDEAQNTTFSGTLEMVDGVGVFTNEAGEQVATIYTNIIENGAPLTSLGFKKGLAPIFPYGDYIVTICVLLFGVSTAISWSYYGDRSIQYLAGDRSIIYYKVVYLGMHFLGAIFPLATVWAIGDIALGLMTFPNIIALFALSGSVAVASKKYFNKMDELEAKGEI